In Helianthus annuus cultivar XRQ/B chromosome 9, HanXRQr2.0-SUNRISE, whole genome shotgun sequence, the following are encoded in one genomic region:
- the LOC110878226 gene encoding endo-1,4-beta-xylanase 3 isoform X1, whose product MAKRSACLFTILRRHKNPNRSKKREEVMENPSLINGSDYFHFLKLKEDTQKPSMEVPTPPMIHGIDGFQSQKPNDLSREKSNIIENHNFSNGLDSWHANCCDAFLSVQETRPKSCKHHAVVTNRSQNWQGLEQDITHKISSGSTYTVCARVGVSGTKLQGNAEVIATLKREYQHSGTKYYNIARTTVSKGKWENLEGTFVLRDKPDRVVIYLEGPNPGVNILIESVLVFTHLQDKILPCVYTADDNIILNPDFEDGVNNWSGRGCKIAVHASMGDGKIIPKSGKFFASTSERTQSWNGIQQDISGKLQRKLVYEVTAFVRIFGNNVTSSTVRATLWVQTPDSREHYIGIANTQATDSDWVQLQGKFLLNGLQSKVVVYLEGPSPGTDILVDGFIVKHAEKTPPSPPPVIENPDYGVNIITNSNLSDGTNGWFPLGNCSLNVVTGSPHILPPAARDTLGPHEPLSGRCIHTTNRTQTWMGPAQMITDKVKLFVTYQISAWVRLGPGASGPQNINVALGVDSQWVNGGQVEISDSNQWHEICGSFRIEKQPAKVMVYIQGPAPGVSFKLAGLQIFAVDRQARFRHLRRQTDKIRKQDVTLKFPTPDSSSMYPTMVIVKQIQNSFPIGTCISRTNIDNEDFVAFFVKNFNWAVFGNELKWYWTESQKGNLNYQDADDLLKLCDDNNISARGHCIFWDVDNTVQDWVKNLNKTDLGAAVQNRLTSLLNRYKGKFKHYDVNNEMLHGSFYPSRLGQDIRANMFKTANQLDPSATLFVNDYHVEDGCDTRSTPEKYISQILDLQQQGAPVGGIGIQGHIDSPVGPVVCSALDKLGCLGLPIWFTELDVSSINEYIRADDLEVMFREAFAHPAVEGIMIWGFWELFMSRENSHLVDAESEINVAGNRLLELKKEWLSHSHGHVDDKGEFCFRGFPGTYEVIVVTDGKKTVKKFVVEKGDVPLVVPINP is encoded by the exons ATGGCAAAACGATCAGCATGTTTGTTCACCATCCTTAGACGTCACAAGAATCCCAACAGATCAAAG AAACGTGAAGAAGTAATGGAGAACCCATCACTGATCAATGGAAGCGATTATTTTCACTTTCTG AAACTGAAAGAAGATACGCAGAAGCCATCAATGGAGGTCCCAACCCCACCAATGATCCATGGCATCGACGGTTTTCAGTCTCAG AAACCAAATGACTTGAGTCGTGAAAAGAGTAACATCATAGAAAACCATAATTTCTCAAACGGTTTGGACTCGTGGCATGCAAACTGCTGTGATGCCTTTTTATCGGTCCAAGAAACAAGACCAAAATCATGCAAGCATCATGCTGTTGTTACAAACAGAAGCCAAAACTGGCAAGGCTTAGAACAAGACATCACTCACAAGATTTCCTCTGGTTCTACTTACACGGTTTGTGCTCGTGTTGGAGTTTCCGGGACCAAACTTCAAGGCAACGCTGAAGTCATTGCGACCCTCAAACGCGAATACCAACACTCGGGCACCAAATATTATAACATCGCAAG GACCACTGTTTCCAAGGGAAAATGGGAGAACTTAGAAGGTACATTCGTGTTGAGGGATAAGCCTGATCGTGTGGTGATTTACTTGGAAGGGCCAAATCCTGGAGTTAACATTCTCATCGAATCGGTTTTAGTCTTCACTCAT TTACAGGATAAAATCTTACCATGTGTATATACTGCTGACGACAACATCATACTGAACCCTGATTTTGAGGATGGAGTTAACAACTGGTCCGGACGAGGGTGCAAGATTGCTGTACATGCCTCCATGGGAGATGGCAAAATCATTCCTAAATCCGGGAAGTTCTTCGCATCGACATCAGAACGTACCCAAAGTTGGAACGGGATTCAACAAGATATTAGCGGAAAACTTCAACGAAAACTTGTGTATGAAGTCACCGCATTCGTTAGAATCTTTGGCAACAATGTTACTAGCTCGACTGTTAGAGCCACATTGTGGGTTCAGACCCCTGATTCCCGTGAACATTACATCGGCATTGCTAA CACGCAAGCAACGGATTCCGATTGGGTACAATTGCAAGGAAAGTTTCTTTTAAACGGGTTGCAGTCGAAGGTGGTGGTATATCTCGAAGGCCCGTCTCCAGGCACTGATATTCTTGTTGATGGCTTCATCGTTAAGCATGCCGAGAAAACACCTCCGTCACCACCTCCCGTCATTGAG AATCCGGATTATGGAGTTAACATCATCACGAATAGTAATCTTAGCGATGGAACAAACGGGTGGTTCCCACTCGGTAACTGTTCATTAAATGTGGTGACTGGTTCGCCTCATATACTCCCACCGGCTGCACGAGACACCCTGGGGCCACACGAGCCGTTAAGCGGTCGTTGTATACACACGACCAACCGGACCCAGACCTGGATGGGTCCGGCGCAGATGATCACGGACAAAGTGAAGCTATTTGTAACCTACCAAATATCAGCATGGGTTCGGCTTGGTCCTGGAGCCAGTGGTCCACAGAACATAAATGTGGCTCTTGGGGTTGACAGCCAGTGGGTGAATGGTGGTCAAGTGGAGATCAGTGATTCTAACCAGTGGCATGAAATTTGTGGGTCATTTAGAATTGAAAAGCAACCGGCGAAAGTGATGGTTTATATTCAAGGACCAGCGCCTGGAGTCAGTTTCAAGCTGGCTGGACTTCAGATCTTTGCTGTGGATCGTCAGGCCAGATTTAGGCACTTACGGCGACAAACCGATAAG ATTCGTAAACAAGATGTAACCCTGAAATTTCCGACCCCGGACTCAAGCAGTATGTACCCAACGATGGTAATAGTGAAACAAATTCAAAACAGTTTCCCGATCGGAACATGCATAAGCCGAACAAACATTGATAACGAAGACTTCGTCGCTTTTTTCGTTAAAAATTTCAACTGGGCCGTGTTTGGAAACGAGCTCAAATGGTACTGGACCGAGTCGCAAAAAGGGAACTTGAACTACCAAGACGCCGATGATCTTTTAAAACTATGTGACGATAACAACATCTCGGCTCGAGGGCATTGTATCTTTTGGGATGTTGATAACACGGTTCAAGATTGGGTCAAGAACCTTAACAAAACCGACCTAGGCGCAGCCGTCCAGAACCGGTTGACTAGCTTACTTAACCGATACAAAGGTAAGTTCAAGCATTATGACGTGAACAATGAAATGCTTCACGGCTCCTTCTACCCAAGCCGGTTGGGCCAAGATATACGAGCCAACATGTTCAAAACCGCGAACCAGTTGGACCCATCAGCCACGTTGTTTGTGAATGATTACCATGTTGAAGACGGGTGTGACACGAGATCCACACCCGAGAAATACATATCACAGATTCTTGATTTGCAACAACAAGGTGCACCAGTTGGTGGGATTGGGATACAAGGGCATATCGATAGTCCGGTGGGTCCAGTCGTTTGTTCGGCTCTTGACAAACTAGGATGTCTCGGACTCCCTATCTGGTTCACCGAGCTTGATGTGTCATCTATAAACGAGTACATTCGAGCAGATGATTTGGAGGTTATGTTTCGTGAAGCTTTTGCTCATCCCGCGGTTGAAGGGATTatgatttgggggttttgggaGTTGTTTATGAGTCGCGAAAACTCACATTTGGTTGATGCTGAAAGTGAGATTAACGTAGCCGGGAATCGGCTTCTTGAGCTCAAAAAAGAATGGTTGTCACATAGTCATGGACATGTTGATGATAAGGGCGAATTTTGTTTTCGCGGGTTTCCTGGGACTTACGAGGTTATTGTCGTTACAGATGGCAAGAAAACGGTCAAGAAATTTGTGGTCGAGAAAGGTGATGTTCCGTTGGTGGTGCCCATAAATCCTTAA
- the LOC110878226 gene encoding endo-1,4-beta-xylanase 3 isoform X2: MAKRSACLFTILRRHKNPNRSKKREEVMENPSLINGSDYFHFLKLKEDTQKPSMEVPTPPMIHGIDGFQSQKPNDLSREKSNIIENHNFSNGLDSWHANCCDAFLSVQETRPKSCKHHAVVTNRSQNWQGLEQDITHKISSGSTYTVCARVGVSGTKLQGNAEVIATLKREYQHSGTKYYNIARTTVSKGKWENLEGTFVLRDKPDRVVIYLEGPNPGVNILIESVLVFTHDKILPCVYTADDNIILNPDFEDGVNNWSGRGCKIAVHASMGDGKIIPKSGKFFASTSERTQSWNGIQQDISGKLQRKLVYEVTAFVRIFGNNVTSSTVRATLWVQTPDSREHYIGIANTQATDSDWVQLQGKFLLNGLQSKVVVYLEGPSPGTDILVDGFIVKHAEKTPPSPPPVIENPDYGVNIITNSNLSDGTNGWFPLGNCSLNVVTGSPHILPPAARDTLGPHEPLSGRCIHTTNRTQTWMGPAQMITDKVKLFVTYQISAWVRLGPGASGPQNINVALGVDSQWVNGGQVEISDSNQWHEICGSFRIEKQPAKVMVYIQGPAPGVSFKLAGLQIFAVDRQARFRHLRRQTDKIRKQDVTLKFPTPDSSSMYPTMVIVKQIQNSFPIGTCISRTNIDNEDFVAFFVKNFNWAVFGNELKWYWTESQKGNLNYQDADDLLKLCDDNNISARGHCIFWDVDNTVQDWVKNLNKTDLGAAVQNRLTSLLNRYKGKFKHYDVNNEMLHGSFYPSRLGQDIRANMFKTANQLDPSATLFVNDYHVEDGCDTRSTPEKYISQILDLQQQGAPVGGIGIQGHIDSPVGPVVCSALDKLGCLGLPIWFTELDVSSINEYIRADDLEVMFREAFAHPAVEGIMIWGFWELFMSRENSHLVDAESEINVAGNRLLELKKEWLSHSHGHVDDKGEFCFRGFPGTYEVIVVTDGKKTVKKFVVEKGDVPLVVPINP, from the exons ATGGCAAAACGATCAGCATGTTTGTTCACCATCCTTAGACGTCACAAGAATCCCAACAGATCAAAG AAACGTGAAGAAGTAATGGAGAACCCATCACTGATCAATGGAAGCGATTATTTTCACTTTCTG AAACTGAAAGAAGATACGCAGAAGCCATCAATGGAGGTCCCAACCCCACCAATGATCCATGGCATCGACGGTTTTCAGTCTCAG AAACCAAATGACTTGAGTCGTGAAAAGAGTAACATCATAGAAAACCATAATTTCTCAAACGGTTTGGACTCGTGGCATGCAAACTGCTGTGATGCCTTTTTATCGGTCCAAGAAACAAGACCAAAATCATGCAAGCATCATGCTGTTGTTACAAACAGAAGCCAAAACTGGCAAGGCTTAGAACAAGACATCACTCACAAGATTTCCTCTGGTTCTACTTACACGGTTTGTGCTCGTGTTGGAGTTTCCGGGACCAAACTTCAAGGCAACGCTGAAGTCATTGCGACCCTCAAACGCGAATACCAACACTCGGGCACCAAATATTATAACATCGCAAG GACCACTGTTTCCAAGGGAAAATGGGAGAACTTAGAAGGTACATTCGTGTTGAGGGATAAGCCTGATCGTGTGGTGATTTACTTGGAAGGGCCAAATCCTGGAGTTAACATTCTCATCGAATCGGTTTTAGTCTTCACTCAT GATAAAATCTTACCATGTGTATATACTGCTGACGACAACATCATACTGAACCCTGATTTTGAGGATGGAGTTAACAACTGGTCCGGACGAGGGTGCAAGATTGCTGTACATGCCTCCATGGGAGATGGCAAAATCATTCCTAAATCCGGGAAGTTCTTCGCATCGACATCAGAACGTACCCAAAGTTGGAACGGGATTCAACAAGATATTAGCGGAAAACTTCAACGAAAACTTGTGTATGAAGTCACCGCATTCGTTAGAATCTTTGGCAACAATGTTACTAGCTCGACTGTTAGAGCCACATTGTGGGTTCAGACCCCTGATTCCCGTGAACATTACATCGGCATTGCTAA CACGCAAGCAACGGATTCCGATTGGGTACAATTGCAAGGAAAGTTTCTTTTAAACGGGTTGCAGTCGAAGGTGGTGGTATATCTCGAAGGCCCGTCTCCAGGCACTGATATTCTTGTTGATGGCTTCATCGTTAAGCATGCCGAGAAAACACCTCCGTCACCACCTCCCGTCATTGAG AATCCGGATTATGGAGTTAACATCATCACGAATAGTAATCTTAGCGATGGAACAAACGGGTGGTTCCCACTCGGTAACTGTTCATTAAATGTGGTGACTGGTTCGCCTCATATACTCCCACCGGCTGCACGAGACACCCTGGGGCCACACGAGCCGTTAAGCGGTCGTTGTATACACACGACCAACCGGACCCAGACCTGGATGGGTCCGGCGCAGATGATCACGGACAAAGTGAAGCTATTTGTAACCTACCAAATATCAGCATGGGTTCGGCTTGGTCCTGGAGCCAGTGGTCCACAGAACATAAATGTGGCTCTTGGGGTTGACAGCCAGTGGGTGAATGGTGGTCAAGTGGAGATCAGTGATTCTAACCAGTGGCATGAAATTTGTGGGTCATTTAGAATTGAAAAGCAACCGGCGAAAGTGATGGTTTATATTCAAGGACCAGCGCCTGGAGTCAGTTTCAAGCTGGCTGGACTTCAGATCTTTGCTGTGGATCGTCAGGCCAGATTTAGGCACTTACGGCGACAAACCGATAAG ATTCGTAAACAAGATGTAACCCTGAAATTTCCGACCCCGGACTCAAGCAGTATGTACCCAACGATGGTAATAGTGAAACAAATTCAAAACAGTTTCCCGATCGGAACATGCATAAGCCGAACAAACATTGATAACGAAGACTTCGTCGCTTTTTTCGTTAAAAATTTCAACTGGGCCGTGTTTGGAAACGAGCTCAAATGGTACTGGACCGAGTCGCAAAAAGGGAACTTGAACTACCAAGACGCCGATGATCTTTTAAAACTATGTGACGATAACAACATCTCGGCTCGAGGGCATTGTATCTTTTGGGATGTTGATAACACGGTTCAAGATTGGGTCAAGAACCTTAACAAAACCGACCTAGGCGCAGCCGTCCAGAACCGGTTGACTAGCTTACTTAACCGATACAAAGGTAAGTTCAAGCATTATGACGTGAACAATGAAATGCTTCACGGCTCCTTCTACCCAAGCCGGTTGGGCCAAGATATACGAGCCAACATGTTCAAAACCGCGAACCAGTTGGACCCATCAGCCACGTTGTTTGTGAATGATTACCATGTTGAAGACGGGTGTGACACGAGATCCACACCCGAGAAATACATATCACAGATTCTTGATTTGCAACAACAAGGTGCACCAGTTGGTGGGATTGGGATACAAGGGCATATCGATAGTCCGGTGGGTCCAGTCGTTTGTTCGGCTCTTGACAAACTAGGATGTCTCGGACTCCCTATCTGGTTCACCGAGCTTGATGTGTCATCTATAAACGAGTACATTCGAGCAGATGATTTGGAGGTTATGTTTCGTGAAGCTTTTGCTCATCCCGCGGTTGAAGGGATTatgatttgggggttttgggaGTTGTTTATGAGTCGCGAAAACTCACATTTGGTTGATGCTGAAAGTGAGATTAACGTAGCCGGGAATCGGCTTCTTGAGCTCAAAAAAGAATGGTTGTCACATAGTCATGGACATGTTGATGATAAGGGCGAATTTTGTTTTCGCGGGTTTCCTGGGACTTACGAGGTTATTGTCGTTACAGATGGCAAGAAAACGGTCAAGAAATTTGTGGTCGAGAAAGGTGATGTTCCGTTGGTGGTGCCCATAAATCCTTAA